A single window of Candidatus Binatia bacterium DNA harbors:
- a CDS encoding type II toxin-antitoxin system RelE/ParE family toxin, with protein sequence MAFAVEYFHKRVRDEIESWPVDVLADYARIVELLVEYGPNLRLPYSRAFGDGLFELRPRGRAGIGRAFYCFLVGKRVIVLHAFVKKSQHTPDRELKLARKRMKELSSE encoded by the coding sequence GTGGCGTTCGCCGTCGAGTACTTCCACAAACGAGTCCGCGACGAGATCGAGTCGTGGCCGGTGGATGTCCTGGCTGACTACGCCAGAATCGTCGAATTGCTCGTCGAGTACGGACCGAACCTGCGGCTTCCCTACTCTCGTGCCTTCGGCGACGGCCTCTTCGAGTTGAGACCGCGGGGACGCGCCGGCATCGGCCGGGCATTCTACTGCTTCCTCGTCGGCAAGCGCGTCATCGTGCTGCACGCTTTCGTCAAGAAGTCTCAACACACGCCGGACCGAGAACTGAAGTTGGCACGTAAGCGCATGAAGGAGTTGTCCAGTGAGTGA
- a CDS encoding helix-turn-helix transcriptional regulator, with protein sequence MSELKYQPVRHDHAAFVAKARQRKGFGEAYDALALEYQIARQMLAARSRAGLTQDAVAEKMGTTKSAISRLESAGKHAPSLTTLKRYASAVGCNLEVRLVPQKASVRSAGRSRGNAIKRSSKSQ encoded by the coding sequence GTGAGTGAACTGAAGTACCAACCCGTGCGTCATGACCACGCGGCCTTTGTCGCAAAGGCACGCCAGCGAAAGGGATTCGGCGAAGCTTACGATGCGCTCGCCCTTGAGTACCAAATCGCCCGCCAGATGCTCGCCGCTCGTTCGCGCGCGGGACTGACACAGGATGCGGTCGCCGAAAAGATGGGAACGACTAAGAGTGCCATTTCGCGCCTGGAATCGGCCGGCAAGCACGCGCCGTCTCTGACGACGCTCAAGCGCTACGCTTCTGCCGTTGGATGCAACCTCGAGGTCCGACTCGTTCCTCAGAAGGCGTCCGTCCGCTCAGCGGGCCGTTCGAGGGGAAACGCCATCAAGCGGTCCTCTAAGAGCCAATGA